DNA from Phycisphaerae bacterium:
ACGGTCCAGTTCATAGGGCTTGCATTGGTGGTAGAAGGTTATGCCCATACCCTGCTTCCTTCAGAAGAATGAGCCTCGACGGGGATTATACCTCATCGGGTTCGCCCATGCACAGGGTACTTCGTTTACGCGTTTCTTGTGGTTCCCGGAGGGTTCGTGGCGAGACCGGCGCGATTTACGCCAGGATCGAATCGATCTCCGCCAGTTCCTCGGCTGAGAACTTGGCGTTTTTGAGGGCGGCGACGTTTTCCTCGATTTGCTCCGGGCGGCTGGCGCCGATCAGGACGGACACCACTTCGGGGCGGCGCAGAAGCCAGACGAGGGCCATCTGGGCAAGGGTCTGGCCACGGCGGCGAGCGAGGTCGTTGAGCCTGGCGATCTTGCCGATGTCATCGCGTTGTTCCAGCCGTTTAGCGCAGATGTCGCTGCTTTGGGCCAGCCTTGAATCGGCGGGTTTGTTCTGCCTCAGGTACTTGTCGGTGAGTGCGCCCTGGGCGAGGGGGCAGAAGGCGATCAGTCCCATGCCGCATTCGGCGCAGGCCCGCAGCACTCCGCGTTCGACCGCGCGGTCGAGCATGTTATAGAGGCTCTGAGAGATGATCGGTCGAGCGGTGTGGTAGGCGACGGCATGGGCGTTTTTGGCGCGGATGTCGTCGGGGCCGTGGTTGCTGAGGCCGACAT
Protein-coding regions in this window:
- a CDS encoding aldo/keto reductase, whose protein sequence is MTAFNENRYDSMIYNRCGRWGVKFPAVSLGAWQTYGGYVSDEVSKKCIFRAFDLGITHLDFANNYGEPNGNAEIVCGKIIKEMPRHELLISTKAGYDMWPGPYGEWLSRKYLLTSLDQSLKRLQTDYVDLFYAHRPDPNTPTDEVMDALDQAVRSGKAFYVGLSNHGPDDIRAKNAHAVAYHTARPIISQSLYNMLDRAVERGVLRACAECGMGLIAFCPLAQGALTDKYLRQNKPADSRLAQSSDICAKRLEQRDDIGKIARLNDLARRRGQTLAQMALVWLLRRPEVVSVLIGASRPEQIEENVAALKNAKFSAEELAEIDSILA